The Chitinophagales bacterium genome includes a region encoding these proteins:
- a CDS encoding beta-lactamase family protein — protein sequence MTWCKQSNINSKSIALSNIKISKTEEYYTKNLFPKINIADTNIVAKVAQLDTYFNNNVKTNGFNGSVLIAYKGTIIYKNKFGYQDYHKKIPLTDSSSFQIASTSKTFTSAAILLLHQYKYLDIDESIDRFFPNLPYKGITIRMLLSHRSGLPDYLDFTETLWKSKSFMSNQDVIDLMVKYKPARLAVPNTCFKYNNSNFVLLASIIEQISGLSYADFMDTYFFKPLGMKNTFVYDPLNVPAKTVLGYKGSNYTEDKIVATDGVVGDKGIYSTVDDLYKWNLALYSGKLVDSKILGMAYTPQSFEKPGNQNYGLGWRMNEQDNGTRLIYHNGWWHSFNSVFNRKLNDGTCIIVLSNHFCTCVYKIQGVWDILYGEGNIAYK from the coding sequence TTGACTTGGTGTAAGCAAAGCAATATTAATAGTAAATCTATAGCATTGTCTAATATTAAGATTTCAAAAACTGAAGAGTATTATACTAAAAACCTATTTCCAAAAATAAACATTGCAGATACTAATATTGTTGCTAAAGTAGCTCAGTTAGATACTTATTTTAACAACAATGTAAAAACAAATGGTTTTAATGGCTCTGTTCTAATTGCTTACAAAGGCACTATTATTTATAAAAACAAATTTGGCTATCAAGATTATCATAAAAAAATACCATTAACAGATAGTAGTAGCTTTCAGATTGCTTCTACTAGTAAAACTTTTACATCTGCAGCAATTCTGCTTTTACATCAGTATAAATATTTAGATATTGATGAAAGCATCGACCGTTTTTTTCCAAATTTACCTTATAAAGGCATTACTATTAGAATGTTATTGAGCCATCGTTCTGGCTTGCCTGATTATTTAGATTTTACAGAAACACTTTGGAAAAGTAAATCGTTTATGAGCAACCAAGATGTTATTGATTTAATGGTTAAATACAAACCAGCTCGACTAGCAGTTCCGAATACCTGTTTTAAGTACAACAATAGTAATTTTGTTTTGCTAGCTTCAATTATAGAGCAAATAAGTGGTTTATCGTATGCAGATTTTATGGACACTTACTTTTTTAAGCCACTTGGTATGAAAAACACTTTTGTGTATGATCCATTAAATGTTCCTGCAAAAACAGTGCTTGGATATAAAGGCAGCAATTATACAGAAGATAAAATTGTAGCTACTGATGGTGTTGTTGGCGACAAAGGCATTTACTCTACCGTTGATGATTTATATAAATGGAATTTAGCACTGTATAGTGGAAAGCTGGTTGATAGCAAAATTTTAGGCATGGCTTATACACCACAAAGTTTTGAAAAACCTGGCAATCAGAATTATGGTCTTGGTTGGCGTATGAATGAGCAAGACAATGGAACTCGACTAATTTATCATAATGGTTGGTGGCATAGTTTTAATAGTGTGTTTAATAGAAAGTTGAATGATGGTACTTGTATTATTGTACTAAGTAATCATTTTTGTACTTGTGTATATAAAATACAAGGTGTTTGGGATATTTTGTACGGCGAAGGCAATATTGCTTATAAGTAG
- the mvaD gene encoding diphosphomevalonate decarboxylase produces the protein METEKQGVVAWQSPSNIALVKYWGKHDNQLPNNTSISFTLSSAFTETSIVYQPKANDGTIAFSFLFEGKPKPSFNAKIQKFLESIQTKLPFLSQYHLEINSTNSFPHSTGIASSAASMSALALCLLDIDYQIKDQEIDADFWLKASELARLGSGSACRSVFPNMAIWGKHQAIPNSSNEYAIPFTAMHSNFNEYQDAILIISSEEKSVSSRAGHALMENNPFASVRYQQAQENMLKIMDALESGNQGFFTEIVEAEALTLHALMMCSSPSFILLKPNTLKIIDLIKTFRQKNNVSLCYTLDAGPNLHLLYPKKEARIIEDWIEKEVKQYCEAGKVIYDSVGSGPKKIK, from the coding sequence ATGGAAACAGAAAAACAAGGCGTTGTTGCTTGGCAAAGTCCTTCAAATATTGCACTAGTAAAATATTGGGGAAAACATGACAATCAGTTACCAAATAACACTAGTATTAGTTTTACTTTAAGTAGTGCTTTTACAGAAACCAGTATTGTTTATCAACCAAAAGCAAACGATGGTACTATTGCTTTTTCTTTTTTGTTTGAAGGAAAACCAAAACCTTCATTTAATGCTAAAATTCAAAAATTTTTAGAAAGCATTCAAACCAAACTTCCTTTTTTATCACAATATCATTTAGAGATAAATTCTACTAATTCATTTCCACATTCAACAGGAATTGCTTCTTCAGCAGCTTCAATGTCTGCTTTAGCTTTATGCTTGTTAGATATTGATTATCAAATTAAAGACCAAGAAATAGATGCAGACTTTTGGTTGAAAGCAAGCGAATTAGCTCGATTAGGTTCTGGTAGTGCTTGTCGTTCCGTTTTTCCAAATATGGCAATTTGGGGAAAACATCAAGCTATACCAAATAGTAGCAATGAATATGCTATACCATTTACAGCAATGCATAGCAATTTTAATGAGTATCAAGATGCTATTTTAATTATTTCGTCAGAAGAAAAATCGGTTTCAAGTAGAGCAGGTCATGCATTAATGGAAAACAATCCTTTTGCAAGTGTTCGTTATCAACAAGCACAAGAAAATATGCTTAAAATAATGGATGCGTTAGAGTCTGGAAATCAAGGATTTTTCACAGAAATTGTAGAAGCTGAAGCACTTACTTTACATGCATTGATGATGTGTTCTTCACCATCTTTCATCTTATTAAAACCAAATACACTAAAAATTATTGATTTAATAAAAACATTTAGACAAAAAAATAATGTATCTTTGTGTTATACTTTAGATGCAGGTCCAAATTTACATCTACTGTATCCAAAAAAAGAGGCACGCATTATTGAAGATTGGATTGAAAAAGAGGTAAAGCAATATTGCGAAGCTGGAAAAGTAATTTACGATAGTGTAGGGAGTGGACCAAAGAAAATAAAGTAA